One window of Leifsonia sp. AK011 genomic DNA carries:
- a CDS encoding arginyl-tRNA synthetase — MRTHRTTLALATTLLSVIALAACVQDPGMPTPTPTATRSSTPSPAPTESSPTPTPNPTPEIIPFAVDCSSLIDPDTMYAFDPNFSPLGAFTPDAGSLAADAQAAGGTVCRWVHDTNGVTIDVSVADLPSDVASSRIATLDAAGSSVGDYGARGYFSVAGGLGQAQAFPSHYWVSIVSPIFAAPGDAGALMGDVTAALP; from the coding sequence ATGCGAACGCACCGCACAACTCTGGCCCTGGCGACGACACTTCTCAGCGTGATCGCGCTGGCCGCATGCGTGCAGGACCCCGGGATGCCCACCCCCACGCCGACCGCAACGCGGAGCTCGACTCCCTCCCCTGCTCCCACCGAGTCCTCTCCGACGCCGACGCCGAATCCGACCCCCGAGATCATCCCGTTCGCCGTGGACTGCTCGAGCCTGATCGACCCGGACACGATGTACGCATTCGATCCGAACTTCTCACCCTTGGGTGCGTTCACGCCGGATGCTGGCTCCCTCGCCGCCGACGCACAGGCCGCTGGCGGCACCGTCTGCAGATGGGTTCACGACACCAACGGCGTCACGATCGACGTGTCGGTGGCGGATCTCCCGTCGGATGTCGCCAGCTCACGCATCGCGACGCTCGACGCCGCGGGTTCCTCGGTCGGCGACTACGGTGCCCGCGGTTACTTCTCCGTCGCTGGCGGCCTCGGGCAGGCGCAGGCGTTCCCCTCGCACTACTGGGTGTCGATCGTGTCGCCGATCTTCGCCGCACCCGGCGACGCCGGTGCGCTCATGGGCGACGTCACTGCTGCACTGCCCTAG
- the argS gene encoding arginine--tRNA ligase gives MNPADLSSALLSVVQGVVEGRGQSIELTVADVVLERPRNRDHGDWASNIAMKLAKPLGVNPRELAEEIAVQARAIPGIAAVDVAGPGFINITLDAAAAGALARTIVEAGAEYGRGDLYQGVTINLEFVSANPTGPIHIGGVRWAAVGDSLARIFQAQGGLVTREYYFNDHGAQIDRFARSLLASWLGEPAPEDGYGGDYISDIAARVIADYPGDLFHIPRDEQQEVFRAVGVELMFGDIKASLHEFGVDFDVYFHENELHESGAVERAIDRLRDLGAIYEADGATWFRSTDYGDDKDRVVIKSDGEAGYISGDLAYYLNKRERGFERNLIMLGADHHGYVQRLMAMTKAFGDEPYVNLEILIGQLVNLVRDGEPVRMSKRAGTVVTLEDLVEAVGVDAGRYALVRSSIDSQVDIDLELWGKHTPDNPVFYVQYAHARTHSVARNAAEYGVDRSAFDAGLLDHESESVLLGILAEFPRVVKQAAELREPHRVARYAEELAGAYHSWYSSCRVTPQGDEAITDVHRTRLWLNDAVGQVLNNALGLLGVSAPDRM, from the coding sequence GTGAATCCCGCCGATCTGTCGTCCGCCCTGTTGTCCGTCGTCCAGGGTGTCGTCGAGGGCCGAGGCCAGTCCATCGAGCTGACCGTCGCGGACGTCGTCCTCGAACGCCCGCGCAACCGCGACCACGGCGACTGGGCGAGCAACATCGCGATGAAGCTCGCCAAGCCGCTCGGTGTGAACCCCCGTGAGCTCGCCGAGGAGATCGCCGTGCAGGCGCGTGCCATCCCCGGGATCGCCGCGGTGGATGTCGCCGGCCCGGGTTTCATCAACATCACCCTCGATGCGGCCGCTGCTGGCGCCCTCGCGCGCACGATCGTCGAGGCGGGCGCAGAGTACGGGCGCGGGGACCTCTACCAGGGTGTCACGATCAACCTCGAGTTCGTCTCGGCCAACCCGACGGGGCCGATCCACATCGGGGGAGTGCGCTGGGCAGCCGTCGGCGACAGCCTCGCCCGCATCTTCCAGGCCCAGGGTGGCCTCGTCACGCGCGAGTACTACTTCAACGACCACGGTGCGCAGATCGACCGCTTCGCGCGCAGCCTGCTCGCGAGCTGGCTCGGCGAGCCTGCTCCCGAGGACGGTTACGGCGGCGACTACATCTCGGACATCGCCGCCCGTGTGATCGCCGACTACCCCGGGGACCTGTTCCACATCCCGCGTGATGAGCAGCAGGAGGTCTTCCGCGCGGTGGGCGTCGAGCTCATGTTCGGGGACATCAAGGCGAGCCTCCACGAGTTCGGTGTCGATTTCGACGTCTACTTCCACGAGAACGAATTGCACGAATCCGGTGCGGTAGAGCGCGCGATCGATCGCCTGCGCGACCTCGGCGCGATCTACGAGGCCGATGGCGCCACGTGGTTCCGGTCGACGGACTACGGCGACGACAAGGATCGCGTCGTCATCAAGTCCGACGGCGAGGCCGGGTACATCTCGGGTGACCTCGCCTACTACCTCAACAAGCGTGAGCGAGGCTTCGAGCGCAACCTGATCATGCTCGGCGCCGACCACCACGGCTACGTGCAGCGCCTCATGGCGATGACGAAGGCGTTCGGCGATGAGCCGTACGTCAACCTCGAGATCCTCATCGGCCAGCTCGTCAACCTCGTGCGTGATGGTGAGCCGGTGCGCATGTCGAAGCGGGCAGGCACGGTCGTCACCCTTGAGGATCTCGTCGAGGCAGTGGGAGTGGATGCGGGTCGGTACGCACTCGTGCGCAGCTCGATCGACTCGCAGGTGGACATCGACCTCGAGCTGTGGGGCAAGCACACGCCCGACAACCCCGTGTTCTACGTGCAGTACGCGCACGCTCGCACCCACTCGGTGGCCCGCAACGCCGCGGAGTACGGTGTCGACCGCTCCGCTTTCGACGCGGGGCTCCTCGACCACGAGTCGGAGAGTGTGCTGCTCGGCATCCTCGCCGAATTCCCGCGCGTCGTGAAACAGGCCGCCGAGCTGCGTGAGCCGCATCGCGTCGCCCGCTATGCGGAGGAGCTCGCCGGGGCCTACCACAGCTGGTATTCGAGCTGCCGGGTGACCCCGCAGGGCGACGAGGCGATCACCGACGTGCATCGCACGAGGCTCTGGCTCAACGATGCGGTCGGGCAGGTGCTCAACAATGCGCTAGGCCTGCTCGGCGTGAGCGCTCCGGACCGGATGTGA
- a CDS encoding LmeA family phospholipid-binding protein, whose protein sequence is MTEPLQPTGSASATTQVLLVEEPPRRKRRWLGWVIGLFIVVALLAVAAIVGETLARQYAEGYIRDRVIEALPVDPATPLDVEVGGGPVLLQAISGRMTEIVVGIPELTIGEISGSATVTASGVPLDESQPTENLDIVLTIPASSVQRLSTYLSGIELDSITLGNGLITVDTTVDLLLFSVPISIDLAPSADAGGIAFRPETITLEQQEISVDDLRSNPLVSGIAGSLLRSQVFCVAESLPKALTLSEVSVVGSDLVVRVTGDGVALGDPALLETGTCP, encoded by the coding sequence GTGACAGAGCCCCTCCAGCCCACAGGATCCGCCTCCGCGACGACGCAGGTGCTCCTCGTCGAGGAACCACCCCGACGCAAGCGGCGCTGGCTGGGCTGGGTGATCGGCTTGTTCATCGTGGTCGCGCTGCTCGCGGTGGCTGCGATCGTGGGGGAGACCCTCGCTCGCCAGTACGCCGAGGGTTACATCCGGGATCGCGTCATCGAGGCGCTCCCCGTCGATCCGGCAACACCGCTCGACGTCGAGGTCGGGGGCGGCCCGGTCCTGCTCCAGGCCATCTCCGGACGCATGACGGAGATCGTCGTGGGGATCCCGGAACTCACCATCGGCGAGATCTCGGGATCCGCGACCGTGACCGCATCGGGTGTTCCCCTCGACGAGTCGCAGCCCACCGAGAACCTCGACATCGTGCTCACGATCCCGGCGTCGAGCGTGCAGAGGCTCTCGACCTACCTGAGCGGCATCGAACTAGACTCCATCACCCTCGGCAACGGCCTGATCACCGTCGATACGACCGTGGACCTCCTGCTGTTCAGCGTTCCGATCTCCATCGATCTCGCGCCCTCCGCCGATGCGGGAGGGATCGCGTTCCGGCCCGAGACGATCACCCTCGAGCAGCAGGAGATCTCGGTCGACGACCTGCGGTCGAACCCGCTCGTGTCGGGGATCGCCGGGTCGCTCCTGCGGTCGCAGGTCTTCTGTGTCGCGGAGTCGCTGCCGAAAGCCCTCACCCTCTCCGAGGTCTCCGTGGTCGGTTCGGATCTCGTGGTGCGGGTCACGGGCGACGGCGTCGCCCTCGGCGATCCGGCACTCCTCGAGACCGGCACCTGCCCGTAA
- the lysA gene encoding diaminopimelate decarboxylase codes for MSSNPLAPSWLRAPVDANALPPAVWSQNASRDDSGELVIAGVAASAIVSEFGTPVYVVDEADARSRAARIRSSFDREFARVGGAAKVYYAGKAFLSVEIARWVTEEGLNIDVASGGELAVALAAGVEPSRLGLHGNNKSRAEIDRAVSVGIGAIVIDSVLEIERVADAAARHGRVQPVRLRINSGVHASTHEYLATAREDQKFGIPLADAAAVVAQIRSHPELSFLGLHSHIGSQIFESDGFAEAAHRLFTLHSQLLEGGDVPELNLGGGFGIAYTSVDEPLDVEEIARRFADIVAEGAREFGVPIPLVAIEPGRSVIGPSTTTLYEVGTIKDVEVTLSGDTEQAEPSSAVRKYVSVDGGMSDNIRPALYGADYSARIVNRASAAEPVLVRVAGKHCESGDILVHAEYLPGDVSPGDLLAIPATGAYGWAMASNYNYLGRPPVVAVLDGRARLIVRGETEADLLSRDVALRPGEEL; via the coding sequence GTGTCCAGCAACCCGCTTGCGCCGTCATGGCTGCGCGCCCCCGTCGACGCCAACGCGCTGCCGCCTGCAGTCTGGTCGCAGAACGCGAGCCGTGATGACTCCGGCGAACTCGTGATCGCGGGGGTTGCGGCATCCGCCATCGTGTCCGAGTTCGGCACACCCGTGTACGTCGTGGACGAGGCGGATGCCCGTTCCCGCGCCGCACGCATCCGCTCGTCGTTCGATCGCGAGTTCGCCCGCGTCGGGGGAGCGGCCAAGGTCTACTACGCGGGCAAGGCGTTCCTCTCCGTCGAGATCGCACGCTGGGTGACGGAGGAGGGGCTCAACATCGACGTCGCGAGCGGCGGTGAACTCGCTGTCGCACTCGCGGCCGGTGTCGAGCCGTCGCGACTGGGCCTCCACGGCAACAACAAGAGCCGCGCCGAGATCGATCGGGCCGTCTCGGTGGGTATCGGGGCCATCGTCATCGACAGCGTTCTGGAGATCGAGAGGGTTGCCGACGCCGCAGCCCGCCACGGTCGTGTTCAGCCGGTCCGCCTGCGCATCAACAGTGGTGTGCACGCCTCGACGCACGAGTACCTCGCCACCGCTCGCGAGGACCAGAAGTTCGGCATTCCGCTCGCGGATGCCGCGGCCGTCGTCGCCCAGATCCGCTCCCACCCCGAACTCTCCTTCCTCGGCCTCCACTCCCACATCGGGTCGCAGATCTTCGAGTCGGACGGCTTCGCCGAGGCAGCGCACCGCCTCTTCACCCTCCACTCGCAACTGCTCGAGGGTGGTGACGTGCCCGAACTGAACCTCGGCGGGGGCTTCGGCATCGCCTACACCTCGGTGGATGAGCCCCTTGACGTCGAGGAGATCGCTCGCCGCTTCGCCGACATCGTCGCTGAGGGGGCCCGCGAGTTCGGTGTTCCGATTCCGCTCGTGGCCATCGAGCCCGGGCGTTCCGTGATCGGCCCGTCGACGACGACGCTGTACGAGGTCGGCACCATCAAGGACGTCGAGGTGACGCTCTCAGGCGACACCGAGCAGGCGGAGCCCTCGAGCGCCGTGCGCAAGTACGTCTCGGTCGACGGCGGAATGAGCGACAACATCCGACCTGCGCTCTACGGCGCCGACTACTCCGCCCGCATCGTGAACCGGGCCTCCGCTGCGGAGCCCGTGCTCGTGCGAGTCGCGGGAAAGCACTGCGAGTCTGGCGACATCCTCGTGCACGCCGAGTACCTCCCCGGCGATGTCTCGCCCGGCGACCTGCTGGCGATTCCCGCGACGGGCGCCTATGGCTGGGCGATGGCGAGCAACTACAACTACCTGGGGAGGCCGCCGGTGGTGGCCGTCCTGGACGGCCGCGCGCGACTCATCGTGCGTGGCGAGACCGAAGCTGACCTGTTGTCGCGCGATGTCGCACTACGACCTGGAGAAGAACTGTGA
- a CDS encoding homoserine dehydrogenase: protein MIEYRNLRVAVLGGGSVGSQVAALLLEHGEELAARAGAGLELVGVAVRNPDAARDTNIPRELITTDADSLILGADIVVELIGGIEPARSYILKALNSGADVITANKAVLASYGPELFEAAEQVGAQLYYEAAVGGAIPIIRPLRDSLAGDRVKRILGIVNGTTNYILDRMDTEGDTLEEALAEATALGYAEADPTADIEGFDAAAKAAILSSLAFHTTVPLDAVYREGITAVTREQVISAREAGYVVKLLAVCERVDTDGVEGVSARVHPALVPLSHPLAAVHGANNAVFVEAEAAGSLMFYGAGAGGVQTASAVLGDVVSAARRHVAGGPGVAESTHANLPVLPISSATTRYQVTLQVADEPGVLATIAKAFSERSVSVEAVSQSVAGGQEGQQPTATLVIVTHEALESSLAATVASLAASPVVSSVVSVLRVEG from the coding sequence GTGATCGAATACCGCAACCTCCGAGTGGCCGTACTGGGCGGTGGATCCGTCGGATCCCAGGTCGCAGCACTGCTGCTCGAGCACGGCGAGGAGCTCGCGGCGCGCGCCGGTGCCGGCCTCGAGCTCGTCGGTGTAGCAGTCCGCAATCCGGATGCTGCGCGCGACACCAACATCCCGCGTGAGCTGATCACCACCGACGCCGACTCCCTCATCCTCGGTGCCGACATCGTTGTCGAGCTCATCGGGGGCATCGAGCCGGCACGCAGCTACATCCTGAAGGCCCTCAACTCCGGCGCCGACGTGATCACCGCCAACAAGGCGGTGCTCGCGAGCTACGGTCCAGAGCTCTTCGAGGCGGCGGAGCAGGTCGGCGCTCAGCTGTACTACGAAGCGGCGGTGGGCGGCGCGATTCCGATCATCCGCCCGCTCCGCGACAGCCTTGCCGGTGACCGGGTCAAACGCATTCTCGGCATCGTCAACGGAACAACCAACTACATCCTCGACCGCATGGACACCGAGGGGGACACCCTCGAGGAGGCTCTCGCCGAGGCGACCGCGCTCGGATACGCGGAGGCCGACCCGACGGCCGACATCGAGGGTTTCGACGCGGCCGCGAAGGCAGCCATCCTCTCGAGCCTCGCGTTCCACACGACCGTTCCCCTCGATGCCGTCTACCGCGAGGGCATCACGGCCGTTACTCGCGAGCAGGTCATCTCGGCTCGCGAAGCCGGGTACGTCGTGAAGCTCCTCGCGGTGTGCGAGCGCGTCGACACTGACGGGGTCGAGGGAGTCTCCGCTCGTGTCCACCCCGCGCTGGTTCCGCTGAGTCACCCGCTCGCTGCCGTCCACGGGGCCAACAACGCCGTATTCGTGGAGGCCGAGGCAGCGGGCAGCCTCATGTTCTACGGTGCGGGGGCCGGGGGAGTGCAGACTGCATCAGCGGTGCTCGGCGACGTCGTGTCGGCGGCTCGCCGCCACGTCGCCGGAGGCCCGGGTGTTGCCGAGTCGACCCACGCCAACCTGCCCGTCCTGCCGATCTCGAGCGCAACCACCCGCTACCAGGTGACCCTGCAGGTCGCGGACGAACCGGGCGTCCTCGCGACTATCGCGAAGGCCTTCAGTGAGCGCAGTGTCTCCGTCGAAGCGGTGTCCCAATCGGTGGCCGGCGGTCAGGAGGGCCAGCAGCCCACCGCTACCCTTGTCATAGTCACGCACGAGGCGCTCGAATCTTCGCTCGCCGCTACCGTGGCATCGCTTGCGGCGAGTCCTGTCGTCTCCAGCGTCGTATCCGTCCTGCGAGTTGAAGGATAA
- the thrC gene encoding threonine synthase translates to MAHQWRGVLREYADRLDISDATPIITLGEGGTPLIPAPALNRRTGANVWVKFEGMNPTGSFKDRGMTMAVSKAVEHGAKAIICASTGNTSASAAAYAAHAGITAAVLVPEGKIAMGKLSQAIAHNGQLIQLQGNFDDCLEIARELAEHYPVHLVNSVNNDRIEGQKTAAFEVVEVLGDAPDFHFVPVGNAGNYTAYHRGYTEELAVGATTRMPRMFGFQAAGSAPIVAGEIVKNPDTIASAIRIGNPASWELALAARDNSDGYFGAITDEKILEAHRILSAEVGIFVEPASAISVAGLLERAEAGQIPRGATVVLTVTGHGLKDPQWALRTASGDDVTPTIVPVDTAEVASVLGLVAQ, encoded by the coding sequence GTGGCTCACCAGTGGCGCGGAGTACTCCGCGAATATGCCGACCGTCTCGACATCTCCGATGCGACCCCGATCATCACGCTCGGCGAGGGCGGAACGCCGCTCATCCCGGCTCCTGCCCTGAATCGCCGCACCGGTGCCAACGTCTGGGTCAAGTTCGAGGGGATGAACCCCACGGGCTCCTTCAAGGACCGCGGCATGACGATGGCTGTCTCCAAGGCCGTCGAGCACGGCGCGAAGGCGATCATCTGCGCCTCGACGGGCAACACGTCGGCCTCCGCGGCCGCGTACGCGGCCCACGCCGGCATCACCGCGGCCGTCCTCGTTCCCGAGGGCAAGATCGCAATGGGCAAGCTCAGCCAGGCCATCGCCCACAACGGCCAGCTCATCCAGCTGCAGGGCAACTTCGATGACTGTCTCGAGATCGCTCGTGAGCTTGCCGAGCACTACCCGGTCCACCTCGTCAACTCGGTCAACAACGACCGCATCGAGGGCCAGAAGACAGCAGCGTTCGAGGTTGTCGAGGTTCTCGGGGATGCTCCGGACTTCCACTTCGTGCCCGTCGGCAACGCGGGCAACTACACCGCCTACCACCGCGGGTACACCGAGGAGCTCGCGGTAGGCGCAACGACGCGGATGCCGCGGATGTTCGGCTTCCAGGCCGCGGGTAGCGCACCCATCGTCGCGGGCGAGATCGTCAAGAATCCCGACACGATCGCCTCGGCCATCCGCATCGGCAACCCGGCCAGCTGGGAGCTCGCGCTCGCAGCCCGGGACAACAGCGACGGCTACTTCGGCGCGATCACCGACGAGAAGATCCTCGAGGCGCACCGCATCCTCTCCGCTGAGGTCGGCATCTTCGTGGAGCCGGCCTCCGCCATCAGTGTCGCGGGCCTCCTCGAGCGCGCCGAGGCCGGCCAGATCCCGCGTGGGGCGACCGTCGTGCTGACGGTCACCGGCCACGGCCTCAAGGATCCGCAGTGGGCACTTCGTACCGCGAGCGGCGACGACGTCACCCCGACGATCGTCCCGGTCGACACGGCGGAGGTTGCCTCGGTCCTCGGTCTGGTCGCACAATGA
- the thrB gene encoding homoserine kinase, with translation MTDLVGRTVTVRVPATSANLGPGFDTLGLALALYDELEVTATESGVHVDVHGVGEGEVPTDETNLVVRSIKHAFDHYSIPMPGLHLVAKNSIPHGRGLGSSGAAIVSGIMAAKGLLEGVVELDSDDLLTLATELEGHPDNVAPAIFGGLTIAWMTPEGPRAKKLIVHRGVSPVVLVPAATMSTALARSLQPESVPHADAVFNLSRSALLIAALIQSPELLLEATEDRLHQDYRASAMPETSELIQVLRASGHAAVVSGAGPSILVLSSDPSQRVLAADLVEGNTSNPWEALMLAVDFKGATVFLHEVAEPA, from the coding sequence ATGACCGACCTCGTCGGACGCACGGTCACCGTCCGCGTCCCCGCGACCTCGGCCAACCTCGGCCCCGGCTTCGACACGCTGGGTCTCGCGCTCGCGCTCTACGACGAGCTCGAGGTCACGGCCACCGAGTCGGGCGTTCACGTGGATGTCCACGGAGTCGGCGAGGGCGAAGTCCCGACCGACGAGACCAACCTCGTCGTGCGTTCCATCAAGCACGCGTTCGACCACTACTCGATCCCGATGCCCGGCCTGCACCTGGTGGCGAAGAACTCGATCCCGCACGGACGCGGCCTCGGTTCCTCTGGGGCCGCGATCGTCTCCGGCATCATGGCCGCCAAGGGCCTGCTCGAGGGCGTCGTCGAGCTTGACTCCGACGACCTTCTGACGCTCGCCACTGAGCTCGAGGGTCACCCGGACAACGTTGCACCCGCGATCTTCGGCGGGCTCACGATCGCGTGGATGACGCCAGAGGGCCCGCGTGCCAAGAAGCTCATCGTCCACCGCGGCGTCTCGCCGGTGGTCCTCGTTCCCGCGGCGACCATGTCGACCGCGCTCGCGCGGAGCCTGCAGCCAGAATCCGTGCCCCACGCGGATGCCGTCTTCAACCTCTCGCGGTCGGCCCTGCTCATCGCGGCTCTCATCCAGAGCCCCGAGCTCCTGCTCGAGGCCACCGAGGACCGCCTGCACCAGGACTACCGCGCGAGCGCGATGCCCGAGACGAGCGAACTCATCCAGGTACTGCGCGCGAGCGGGCACGCTGCGGTCGTCTCCGGTGCCGGCCCATCGATACTCGTCCTGTCCAGCGACCCCTCCCAGCGGGTGCTCGCGGCAGACCTCGTCGAGGGCAACACGTCCAACCCGTGGGAAGCGCTCATGCTGGCCGTCGACTTCAAAGGTGCTACAGTGTTTCTGCACGAGGTAGCAGAACCGGCCTAG
- the rho gene encoding transcription termination factor Rho: MHLIPAGERNPTHVTDVNTPNLSALKLAELQALAVSLGISGASKLRKGELVNAINENGGAAGATDAPSVETTPTEAPAEATTPPASAPETEPVAVRKRTSRRVTSADTAAIAAAPELAGAPVVDADAVATAPEPTDQPIVELPARTRAPRRASSANLATTDLGIELPEGPTGHTPPSEQDGNDADGEQNEGGQGRSRNRNRNRNERNGDRNGDRGERNGDRNGDRQQADRQQGEQRQGGNRQNGQQQRVETTDGDQGERSGRNRYRDRKRGRGGALGDDFEPEISEDDVLIPVAGILDVLDNYAFVRTTGYLPGNNDVYVSLGQVKKYNLRKGDAVVGAIRQPREGEQGQGRQKYNAIVRIDSINGLPVEEAANRVEFGKLTPLYPQERLRLETEPSKLSTRIIDLVSPIGKGQRGLIVSPPKAGKTLVLQAIANAISKNNPEVHLMVVLVDERPEEVTDMQRTVKGEVIASTFDRPAEDHTTVAELAIERAKRLVELGHDVVVLLDSITRLGRAYNLSAPASGRVLSGGVDSSALYPPKRFFGAARNIEEGGSLTIIATALVETGSKMDEVIFEEFKGTGNMELRLSRQLADKRIFPAVDVNASGTRREEMLLGAEEVKVTWKLRRALAGLDQQQALEIVLGKLKETQSNVEFLMLVQKSMPSTNGHKED; the protein is encoded by the coding sequence ATGCACCTCATTCCCGCCGGGGAAAGGAATCCCACACACGTGACTGACGTCAACACGCCGAACCTGAGCGCTCTCAAGCTCGCGGAGCTCCAGGCTCTCGCAGTATCCCTGGGCATCAGCGGCGCATCCAAGCTTCGTAAAGGAGAACTCGTGAACGCCATCAACGAGAACGGTGGTGCCGCTGGTGCCACCGACGCCCCTTCCGTCGAGACCACCCCCACTGAGGCGCCGGCTGAGGCCACCACACCCCCCGCGAGCGCGCCCGAGACCGAGCCGGTAGCGGTGCGCAAGCGCACCTCGCGCCGCGTGACGAGCGCCGACACCGCGGCGATTGCTGCGGCCCCCGAGCTCGCAGGAGCACCCGTCGTTGACGCCGATGCGGTCGCCACCGCGCCCGAGCCCACCGACCAGCCGATCGTGGAGTTGCCGGCACGCACGCGAGCACCCCGTCGTGCATCCAGTGCGAACCTGGCCACAACCGACCTCGGCATCGAACTCCCCGAGGGCCCCACGGGCCACACCCCTCCCTCCGAGCAGGACGGCAACGACGCCGACGGCGAGCAGAACGAGGGCGGCCAGGGCCGCAGCCGCAACCGCAACCGCAACCGCAACGAGCGCAACGGCGACCGCAATGGTGACCGTGGTGAGCGCAACGGCGACCGCAACGGCGATCGCCAGCAGGCCGACCGTCAGCAGGGCGAGCAGCGCCAGGGCGGCAACCGCCAGAACGGCCAGCAGCAGCGCGTCGAGACCACCGACGGTGACCAGGGCGAGCGCAGCGGCCGTAACCGCTACCGTGACCGCAAGCGCGGCCGCGGGGGAGCCCTCGGCGACGACTTCGAGCCCGAGATCAGTGAGGATGACGTGCTCATCCCGGTCGCTGGCATCCTCGATGTCCTCGACAACTACGCCTTCGTGCGCACCACCGGCTACCTGCCGGGCAACAACGACGTCTACGTCTCGCTCGGCCAGGTCAAGAAGTACAACCTGCGCAAGGGTGACGCCGTTGTCGGTGCCATCCGCCAGCCCCGCGAGGGCGAGCAGGGCCAGGGTCGCCAGAAGTACAACGCGATCGTGCGTATCGACTCGATCAACGGCCTGCCGGTCGAAGAGGCGGCCAACCGTGTCGAGTTCGGCAAGCTAACGCCGCTCTACCCGCAGGAGCGCCTGCGCCTCGAGACCGAGCCGAGCAAGCTGTCGACCCGGATCATCGACCTCGTGTCGCCGATCGGTAAGGGCCAGCGCGGCCTCATCGTCTCGCCCCCCAAGGCGGGAAAGACACTCGTTCTGCAGGCCATCGCCAACGCGATCTCGAAGAACAACCCCGAGGTCCACCTCATGGTTGTGCTCGTCGACGAGCGCCCCGAAGAGGTCACCGACATGCAGCGCACGGTCAAGGGTGAGGTCATCGCTTCGACCTTCGACCGCCCGGCCGAGGACCACACGACCGTCGCGGAGCTCGCCATCGAGCGCGCCAAGCGTCTCGTCGAGCTCGGTCACGACGTCGTCGTGCTTCTCGACTCGATCACGCGCCTCGGCCGTGCCTACAACCTCTCCGCTCCGGCCTCCGGCCGCGTGCTCTCCGGTGGGGTCGACTCGTCGGCGCTCTACCCGCCGAAGCGCTTCTTCGGTGCTGCACGCAACATCGAGGAGGGCGGCTCGCTCACCATCATCGCGACCGCGCTCGTCGAGACCGGTTCCAAGATGGACGAGGTCATCTTCGAGGAGTTCAAGGGCACCGGCAACATGGAGCTCCGCCTGTCGCGCCAGCTGGCCGACAAGCGCATCTTCCCGGCTGTCGACGTCAACGCCTCGGGTACCCGTCGCGAGGAGATGCTCCTCGGCGCCGAGGAGGTCAAGGTCACGTGGAAGCTCCGTCGCGCCCTCGCGGGTCTCGACCAGCAGCAGGCCCTCGAAATCGTCCTGGGCAAGCTCAAGGAGACACAGTCCAACGTTGAGTTCCTGATGCTCGTGCAGAAGTCGATGCCGAGCACCAACGGTCACAAGGAGGACTAG